The sequence GGAGGCCGCGCGGACGCACGGCTAAGCCCCTGTCGGGGAGGCCAGGGGACCCCGACGGCAGAAAGGCAGCGTCCGGGGCGCGCCGGGCGCACAGGGCAGGCCGGGGCGGGGAGTCCCGGCCCCGAGCCCCCAAGCCCCACCCAGAGCCTCCACTGCCAATCTCTCGTCCCCCCAGCAGCAGCCCGCCCTGTGAGGAAGTGCACGCTCCCCTGGGGCGGCCGGCCTGCAAGAAGGCTCCGTCTACGTTCTCCCCAGACTCCCAGAACTCCCAGAACTGTTTaagagtttgttttattttcagggGACCCTGGGGGAGGGAAGCCGAGGGGCTCAGCCGAAGGGTTCCGAGCGTGGCCGAATGGAGACCGAGTGTTTCCGAGCAGGCCCGAACCGTGCCCAGGCGGATAAGGGCCGGCGGACGCCCCAACGAGGAATGTTTCCGGAGAGTTCCGAAGACGATCGGCCTGCCCTCGGTTCCCTCATCGGGAATAGCCGAGAGCTTACGAAGAAGACCGGAAGCATCCGAAGATTCCGCAACTGGACAACAGTTCCCTCATTCACAAATTCATTCATAAAACAAACGTTTACCGAGAGCCCGTCGTGTGCCGAGCGCTGCGGAATGGGGCTCGGGGGATCCGGGGCCTCTCTAACTGGACCGTTCCGCTCGGAAATCCAGCCGTAGGATTCCGAAAACTTCCAAACCACCCCCGGAACGATGGATTTCCACAACCGAGAATACGCCCTACAGTCTGTAGCCGAAGAGTTTCGAGGATTCCCGACCCGGGCGCATCCGGTCGGCGGAAAGAGCCGAACATCCCCGAGCCCCCGAGGAGGCGGGGCGAGGAGGCTTCCGCCCGCCCGCAGAGGAAGCGGAAACGCGTGCGCGGTATTAGAGGcgtcgccccgcccccggccggcTTCTTTCCGTCTCCGGCCGCCGCGGGGAGAGGAGGTGAGCGTGGGGCGCTCGTCAGTCCGGCGTGGCCGCCATCTCGTGTTCCCCGCCTGGGTTCCCTCTTTGCTCCCCCAGTCGCCAGGAGGCCTGTGGAGTCGGTCgttgccccccgcccccagttccCCGCAGTTATCGGCAGCCTAAGTTCACCCCGCCGCCGGAGGTCTACCCGCCCGCCGGAGTTCTAGATCTCCGCGCCCAGGGCTTCCCCCGTGCCCCCAGGTTCCCAGACACACGCTTCCCTGGTGTCCGGACGGGGCCCGGTCGCCTGAGGTCGGCCCCTCCGTTTGCGGTCGTTCACGTGGCCCCTTTCTCGGCAGCTGCCGCCATGTCCGCGCATCTGCAGTGGATGGTCGTGCGAAACTGCTCCAGTTTCCTGATCAAGAGAAACAAGCAGACGTACAGCACCGTAAGTgcggcccggggcgggggggcggccCGGGTCCGGTCGCTGGGCCTCCCGGTCGCCTCTTCACGACCCCCAATGACCCGTCCTTTCCAGGAGCCCAATAACCTCAAGGCCCGCAACTCTTTCCGCTACAACGGGTTGATTCACCGCAAGACCGTGGGCGTGGAGCCGGCGGCCGACGGCAAAGGGGTCGTGGTGGTCCTCAAGCGGAGATCGGGTGAGCATGTGCCTGGCCTGGGCCGGGGCGGGAAGTGTTTTCCGTCGCGGCTGCCTTACCAGCCTCGAGACCCCAGGCAGGGTCCCCCTTCTCCTCTACTTTAAAGTGAAGAAACTCTTGGGGCCTGAACTTCCCAGAGGGTGGGGATTCGTGAGGACTGGCTGGAACGTTGGTAACAGGAGCAGGATGTGCTCAGGTGTGGGATGGACACACCCCACAGGCGAGCAAACAGGCAGGTGACCGGCGGCATCAGGACTGAGCAGCTTGAACCCCCGTCTCTATGTGGCCTCAGAAGGCACCTGAGCGGCCCCCTCACACTCCAGCTGTCTGGCACACATGGGCCTTTTGAAGGTCTCCCTTGAGCATCTAGTGGGGGGGATTGAGCCGGGGTTTTCTGTCTCCACGTTTGTCATCTGCTCGGGTGTTTCAGAAGGTCTGTGAGTCTTTCCTAGTCCCTCATGGGGCTGGTTTGGGTTCTGGTCCAGTGTCACATGCTCTTCTGTGCACACAGCAGCGAGAGCCCCCTGGCCTTTGGACCCCTTTCTGGCGACTGGATTTCAAAGCTCCTGTTGCTGTTTTTCGGGTTGTTTAATAGGCGTCTTCCTGGGTTGTAAGGATTTGGACTGGTGTGGGACGGGACATCAGGTTTTGCCCACCTACCAGCTCAGGCAAAGCCAAGGTCGAACCCCCAGATGCTATGTGGTCCTTTGCTCTGGGACCCCGTCAGGGGTGTTCACTGCTGATCCCTGCAGCAGAGCCAGGGCTTGTTCCACAGCGGGCGGCGCTGGGCCCAGGGGGCTCTCCCTGGGCACTGCCCTCCCGGTGGCGTTATCTGCCCAGCGCCTTGCCTGGCCCTCTGTCCCTGGCGCTGTGGAGGCAGGTGGCCCTGTGGCTCCACTGTGCGTGTGGCCTGGGACGAGAGGCTCCCCCTCTGAGGTGGAGGTGTGGAGGTGCTATTTGAGGACGCTAGTCGCCGTGCAGGTGTCTGACAGGCGGGTGGGGGTAGGCGCTGGAGGCCAGCAAAGCCCGGACCACCCGGCTGAACCTGGGCCTGCCCTTCCCAGGCCAGCGCAAGCCGGCCACCTCCTACGTGCGGACCACCATCAACAAGAACGCCAGGGCCACCCTCAGCAGCATCCGGCACATGATCCGCAAGAACAAGTACCGCCCGGACCTGCGCATGgtgagggggggaggaagggggcctGCCCTGGGGGGGCGAGGGGCTGCCCCGGG is a genomic window of Dasypus novemcinctus isolate mDasNov1 chromosome 18, mDasNov1.1.hap2, whole genome shotgun sequence containing:
- the RPL28 gene encoding large ribosomal subunit protein eL28, which produces MSAHLQWMVVRNCSSFLIKRNKQTYSTEPNNLKARNSFRYNGLIHRKTVGVEPAADGKGVVVVLKRRSGQRKPATSYVRTTINKNARATLSSIRHMIRKNKYRPDLRMAAIRRASAILRSQKPVMVKRKRARPTKSS